From Hyphomicrobiales bacterium, the proteins below share one genomic window:
- a CDS encoding SDR family oxidoreductase → MRKILVLTGASRGIGHATVKRFSADNWRVFTCSRQAFDSRCPWPGGEENHIQVDLADRDNLTKAIALIKDKISEDGGALHALVNNAGISPKNDEGNRLSSAETNMDVWSQVFQVNFFSPIMLAQGLFDELKKGQGAVVNVTSIAGSRVHPFAGSAYATSKAALSSLTREMASDLGPHGIRVNAIAPGEIDTSILSPGTEKIVEEIPLRRLGAPAEVAETIYYLCNGPSSYVTGSEIHVNGGQHV, encoded by the coding sequence ATGCGCAAAATCCTTGTATTAACAGGCGCAAGTCGTGGCATTGGCCATGCAACAGTTAAGCGTTTTTCTGCTGATAATTGGCGCGTTTTTACCTGCTCACGCCAAGCCTTTGATTCGCGTTGCCCATGGCCCGGCGGCGAGGAAAACCACATTCAAGTTGATCTTGCAGATCGTGACAATCTCACGAAAGCTATTGCGCTCATTAAAGATAAAATCTCCGAAGATGGCGGCGCACTTCATGCCTTGGTCAACAATGCGGGCATTAGCCCAAAAAACGACGAAGGCAACAGATTGTCATCGGCGGAAACGAATATGGATGTTTGGAGCCAAGTGTTTCAGGTCAATTTCTTCTCACCCATCATGTTAGCGCAAGGCCTTTTTGATGAATTGAAGAAAGGCCAAGGTGCCGTTGTAAACGTTACCTCAATTGCAGGCTCACGGGTTCACCCCTTTGCAGGATCGGCCTACGCCACATCCAAGGCCGCACTTTCGTCCCTAACACGTGAGATGGCATCCGACCTTGGACCGCATGGCATTCGGGTTAATGCAATCGCACCTGGTGAAATTGACACATCAATTCTGTCGCCGGGCACAGAAAAGATTGTCGAAGAAATACCTCTTCGCCGCCTTGGTGCGCCCGCAGAAGTGGCGGAGACAATCTATTATCTTTGCAACGGACCTTCGAGCTATGTCACCGGATCAGAAATCCACGTAAACGGCGGTCAGCACGTTTAA
- a CDS encoding class I SAM-dependent methyltransferase, translated as MAPPRKGSGKFNKRPQGGKSSRKPEGKFRPLAGGVAPKRNEKPSGGAAKHAHKTSGATPKGPEKTGAAATKHADKPEAFEKEKIEKPQPVRRALNQGPTPRSHAPLMLTMPSFDDYELIDSGFEQKLERYGPYTVVRPEGQALWQPRLSEATWNAADAVFSGNDDEETAGRWRFQNRLAEAKKEHDWTLGHEGLKFQARFTAFRHMGFFPEQAAHWHWFHDLIKNAGRPIKVLNLFGYTGLASLMAAKAGASVTHVDASKKAIGWARENQSISGLDEAPIRWICDDAVKFVEREARRGNTYDGIIMDPPKYGRGPKGEVWQFFEGANDLLHASRAILSEDPLFFILSSYAIRASFMASHELARDAFSGLGGVIESGELLINETDSERQLSTSLYTRWSKEGTK; from the coding sequence ATGGCACCGCCCCGTAAAGGTTCTGGAAAATTCAACAAACGTCCGCAAGGCGGGAAATCATCTCGCAAGCCGGAGGGTAAATTCCGTCCGCTTGCTGGCGGCGTTGCGCCTAAGCGCAATGAGAAACCAAGTGGCGGCGCTGCAAAGCACGCCCATAAAACAAGCGGCGCCACGCCTAAAGGCCCTGAAAAGACAGGTGCCGCCGCTACAAAGCACGCAGACAAGCCAGAAGCTTTTGAAAAAGAAAAAATCGAAAAGCCGCAGCCCGTTCGCCGTGCTTTGAACCAAGGCCCTACCCCGCGCTCTCACGCGCCGCTCATGCTCACCATGCCATCGTTCGATGACTACGAACTCATCGATAGCGGGTTTGAGCAAAAGCTGGAACGCTATGGTCCTTACACCGTGGTTCGACCTGAAGGACAAGCCCTTTGGCAACCGCGTTTAAGTGAAGCAACATGGAATGCAGCAGACGCTGTCTTTTCTGGAAATGATGACGAAGAAACAGCTGGACGCTGGCGCTTTCAAAATCGCTTGGCTGAGGCGAAAAAAGAACATGACTGGACGCTTGGCCATGAAGGGCTGAAATTCCAAGCCCGTTTTACAGCCTTCCGCCATATGGGTTTTTTCCCAGAGCAAGCTGCCCACTGGCATTGGTTTCATGACCTGATCAAAAACGCTGGCCGCCCCATCAAAGTGTTGAACCTATTTGGATACACTGGCCTTGCTTCCCTTATGGCGGCAAAAGCGGGTGCCTCAGTCACTCATGTTGATGCCTCGAAAAAAGCGATTGGTTGGGCGCGCGAAAACCAATCAATCAGCGGCCTTGATGAAGCCCCGATCCGTTGGATTTGCGATGATGCGGTTAAGTTTGTGGAGCGTGAAGCGCGACGCGGGAATACTTATGACGGGATCATTATGGACCCACCTAAATATGGGCGCGGTCCGAAGGGCGAAGTTTGGCAGTTTTTTGAAGGTGCGAATGATTTGCTTCATGCCTCTCGCGCTATTTTGTCAGAAGACCCGCTGTTCTTCATTCTCTCATCTTACGCCATCCGCGCCTCGTTTATGGCAAGCCATGAATTAGCCCGCGATGCATTTTCGGGACTTGGCGGCGTCATCGAATCTGGTGAGCTCTTAATCAATGAAACAGACAGCGAGCGACAGCTTTCAACATCGCTTTATACACGCTGGTCGAAAGAAGGTACGAAATGA
- a CDS encoding RNA methyltransferase produces the protein MSERPIRAGVYKEITSVSNPIIKDIRGLTQRKNRTASNQFLVEGLKLVASADEADWPLRIFVFAKRMMENELVQKIAARTKARGGMVLEVSEAVLGKIARRDNPQMVVGVFDQVWASPSTIKANDRDLWIALEGVKDPGNLGTIMRTADAAGAKGIILVGNTTDPFALEATRATMGSVFALPLVRFSEDEFKAFAKKWPGLVVGTHLNGAVDYRTVDYNKPCILFMGNEQSGLPQTLVDSCTDLVKIPQQGKADSLNLAIATGVMLFEIQRDVLNFEG, from the coding sequence ATGAGCGAACGGCCAATCCGTGCGGGTGTCTATAAAGAAATCACCAGCGTCTCCAATCCAATTATCAAAGACATTCGCGGCCTCACTCAGCGTAAGAACCGCACCGCGTCCAACCAGTTCTTGGTTGAAGGCTTGAAGCTTGTTGCCAGTGCTGATGAAGCAGACTGGCCGCTTCGTATTTTCGTGTTTGCCAAACGCATGATGGAAAATGAACTGGTGCAGAAAATCGCCGCCAGAACAAAAGCCCGTGGCGGCATGGTGCTTGAAGTAAGCGAAGCCGTTCTCGGCAAAATCGCACGGCGCGACAACCCGCAAATGGTGGTCGGTGTATTCGACCAAGTTTGGGCATCACCATCCACGATCAAAGCCAACGACCGTGATTTATGGATAGCACTTGAAGGTGTCAAAGACCCTGGAAACCTCGGCACCATTATGAGAACCGCTGATGCTGCAGGCGCTAAAGGCATCATTTTGGTTGGCAATACCACAGACCCGTTTGCGCTAGAGGCAACCCGCGCGACAATGGGTTCTGTCTTCGCCCTGCCCTTGGTCAGATTTTCTGAAGATGAATTTAAAGCCTTTGCCAAGAAATGGCCGGGCCTCGTTGTTGGAACGCATCTTAATGGCGCCGTTGATTATCGCACCGTTGACTACAACAAGCCCTGTATTTTGTTCATGGGTAATGAGCAATCCGGCTTGCCGCAAACATTGGTTGATAGCTGCACGGACCTTGTAAAAATTCCGCAGCAAGGCAAAGCTGACAGCTTAAACCTTGCCATCGCGACCGGAGTGATGTTGTTTGAAATTCAACGTGATGTTTTAAACTTCGAGGGTTGA
- the lspA gene encoding signal peptidase II, protein MNETPSPDQAEGSSQTKRHAIIGLMVALAMLVADQVIKVTVEAELPFQQPLEVLPFFAMYYTFNTGVAFSFMNNLSPFALLLIAGTVVLIMLYLWWQARHDGLLPAIGFGMIFGGAIGNIIDRALYGHVIDYVLLHWDDWSFAIFNLADAALTVGVALIIFANLFVAPKDDS, encoded by the coding sequence ATGAACGAGACGCCATCTCCTGATCAAGCTGAAGGCTCAAGCCAAACCAAGCGCCATGCGATCATCGGCTTGATGGTCGCACTCGCCATGCTTGTTGCAGATCAAGTGATTAAAGTGACTGTGGAGGCTGAGCTTCCATTTCAACAACCATTAGAAGTGCTGCCATTCTTTGCGATGTATTACACGTTTAATACAGGCGTCGCTTTTTCCTTTATGAACAATCTCTCCCCCTTTGCCCTGCTTTTGATCGCTGGGACCGTGGTGCTCATCATGCTGTATCTGTGGTGGCAAGCCCGCCATGATGGGCTACTTCCTGCCATTGGGTTTGGCATGATTTTCGGCGGTGCCATTGGCAACATCATCGACCGCGCGCTTTATGGGCACGTTATCGATTATGTGTTGCTGCACTGGGACGATTGGTCGTTTGCCATTTTCAATCTGGCGGATGCCGCGCTCACGGTTGGCGTAGCGCTCATCATTTTTGCCAATTTGTTTGTGGCACCAAAGGACGACAGTTAG
- a CDS encoding site-specific DNA-methyltransferase, whose amino-acid sequence MASSQKKAQNKIKTTSLPLDQIIQGDCIAELSKLPANSVDVIFADPPYNLQLAGDLQRPDQSHVDAVDDEWDKFDTFEAYDAFTKAWLLAARRVLKPSGTLWVIGSYHNIFRVGATLQDLDFWILNDVIWRKSNPMPNFRGRRFANAHETMIWCSKGQDAKGYTFNYEALKMANDDLQMRSDWVLPICNGGERLKGDDGKKVHPTQKPESLLYRVLLASTKPGDVVLDPFFGTGTSGAVAKALGRHFIGIERETDYIEAAQARIDSIVYSDASVLKVVEGKRAQPRVAFGQLLETGLMKPGTLLTDTKRRYVAQVRVDGSLEIMSDKPKGATGSIHKMGAAVQELDACNGWTFWHFEDGKGDLKPIDDLRTIIRQGMAA is encoded by the coding sequence ATGGCGTCGTCGCAGAAAAAAGCGCAGAATAAAATAAAGACTACCAGTTTGCCGCTGGATCAGATTATTCAAGGTGATTGCATCGCCGAATTGTCGAAATTACCGGCAAATAGTGTTGATGTTATTTTTGCAGACCCTCCCTACAACCTTCAACTCGCGGGTGATTTGCAGCGCCCAGACCAATCTCATGTGGATGCGGTTGATGATGAATGGGATAAGTTTGATACATTCGAAGCTTATGATGCATTCACAAAAGCATGGTTGCTTGCTGCACGTCGCGTATTGAAGCCAAGCGGTACGCTATGGGTGATTGGTTCTTATCACAATATTTTCCGTGTTGGCGCAACGCTTCAAGATCTTGATTTTTGGATTTTAAACGATGTGATTTGGCGCAAGTCTAACCCAATGCCAAATTTCCGTGGCCGTCGCTTTGCCAATGCCCATGAAACTATGATTTGGTGTTCTAAAGGGCAAGATGCCAAAGGCTACACCTTCAACTATGAAGCGCTGAAAATGGCGAACGATGATTTGCAAATGCGCTCTGATTGGGTGCTACCAATTTGCAATGGTGGTGAACGCTTGAAGGGGGATGACGGTAAAAAAGTTCATCCAACCCAAAAACCAGAATCGCTGCTTTATCGTGTCTTGCTTGCTTCAACCAAGCCCGGTGATGTGGTGCTAGATCCGTTCTTTGGCACAGGCACATCAGGTGCTGTTGCAAAGGCGCTTGGCCGCCACTTTATCGGTATTGAGCGTGAAACAGATTATATCGAAGCAGCCCAAGCACGTATTGATAGCATCGTCTATTCAGACGCTTCCGTCTTGAAAGTGGTTGAAGGAAAACGGGCGCAGCCGCGTGTTGCTTTCGGTCAATTGCTGGAAACTGGATTGATGAAACCGGGTACTTTGCTGACAGACACCAAACGTCGTTATGTAGCACAGGTGCGGGTTGATGGGTCGCTTGAAATTATGAGCGATAAGCCAAAAGGTGCGACAGGTTCTATCCATAAAATGGGTGCTGCCGTGCAAGAGCTTGATGCCTGCAATGGTTGGACGTTTTGGCATTTTGAAGATGGAAAAGGCGACCTAAAGCCGATTGATGATCTGCGTACAATCATCAGACAGGGAATGGCTGCTTAA
- a CDS encoding HAD-IA family hydrolase produces the protein MLIIFDCDGVLVDSEILAKQVELSVYGEQGFEASLEEFSERFSGMTGKEIMRDIEDDLDKGLPETLHDDIQTRIDDKLATELNAIKNVHEMLDRLDNPRCICSNSSMERLAISLKRTELHDRFRPYIFSATEVGNKEPKPSANVFLHAAEQLEANPAETIVLEDSVHGVTGAVKAGMRVVGFTGGSHTYPTHAESLMDAGAETTINKLLDFPAVVEAFKEWDGRL, from the coding sequence ATGCTGATTATTTTCGATTGCGACGGCGTATTGGTGGATTCAGAAATTTTGGCAAAGCAGGTCGAACTTTCTGTTTACGGCGAGCAAGGCTTTGAAGCTTCTTTAGAAGAATTCTCGGAACGCTTTTCTGGCATGACGGGAAAAGAAATCATGCGCGACATAGAGGACGATCTGGATAAGGGTCTACCCGAAACGCTACATGATGACATTCAAACCCGCATTGACGATAAGCTCGCAACGGAACTGAACGCGATTAAAAATGTGCATGAGATGCTGGACCGACTCGATAACCCGCGTTGTATTTGTTCAAATTCGTCCATGGAGCGGCTCGCAATCAGCCTAAAGCGCACCGAGCTTCACGATCGTTTTCGCCCTTATATTTTCTCCGCAACGGAAGTTGGCAATAAAGAGCCTAAACCCAGCGCAAACGTTTTTCTGCACGCAGCTGAACAGTTAGAGGCAAACCCTGCTGAAACCATTGTGCTCGAAGATTCCGTCCACGGTGTAACAGGTGCGGTTAAAGCAGGCATGCGGGTAGTGGGTTTTACAGGCGGCAGCCATACATACCCAACACATGCAGAAAGCTTGATGGATGCAGGTGCAGAAACCACCATCAACAAACTGCTAGACTTTCCAGCTGTTGTTGAAGCGTTTAAAGAATGGGATGGTCGTCTTTAA
- the thrC gene encoding threonine synthase: MKYISTRGEAPALSFCEAVLSGLARDGGLYVPEKWPQLSAAEIADFAGRPYADIAFKVIHPFVDGEIADADLKKMVDEAYATFHHPAVAPLIQVDDNEFVLELFHGPTLAFKDVAMQLLSRLMDHVLGKTDARATIVGATSGDTGGAAIEAFRGRSNTDIFILFPNGRVSDVQRRQMTTVGDANVHALAIDGNFDDCQAIVKSMFTHLEFRDRVALAGVNSINWGRIVAQIVYYFTASAAVGGPSRPVTFAVPTGNFGDIFAGYVAKKMGLPVDRLVIATNRNDILARTLESGRYEGDGVEKTISPSMDIQVSSNFERLLFDVHGQDGATIRGLMESLKQSGSFELANDPFSKILTDFDAERASEEETSDEISKTYNDAGYLLDPHTAVGRVVANKTCPEAPIMVTLGTAHPAKFPDAVKAATGVHPALPSWMGDLMDREETFTVLPNDVSAVEAFIEDHTRAIKAES; the protein is encoded by the coding sequence ATGAAATATATCAGCACGCGAGGCGAAGCACCGGCCTTGAGTTTTTGTGAAGCGGTTCTTTCAGGCCTTGCCCGTGATGGTGGTCTGTACGTACCGGAGAAATGGCCGCAATTGTCAGCGGCGGAAATTGCAGATTTTGCAGGACGCCCCTACGCTGATATTGCCTTTAAGGTAATCCATCCCTTTGTAGACGGCGAAATTGCCGATGCTGATTTGAAAAAAATGGTCGATGAAGCCTACGCGACCTTTCATCACCCTGCTGTCGCCCCCCTCATCCAAGTTGATGACAATGAATTTGTGCTAGAACTGTTTCACGGTCCAACGTTGGCTTTCAAAGACGTTGCCATGCAGTTGCTATCACGGTTGATGGATCACGTTCTCGGCAAGACCGATGCCCGCGCGACCATCGTAGGCGCGACATCTGGTGATACTGGCGGTGCGGCGATTGAAGCATTCAGGGGCCGTTCAAATACAGATATCTTCATCCTGTTTCCAAATGGCCGTGTTTCAGATGTTCAACGCCGCCAAATGACAACAGTCGGCGATGCCAACGTTCATGCACTAGCCATCGACGGCAATTTTGATGATTGTCAGGCAATCGTGAAATCGATGTTCACTCATTTAGAATTTCGCGATCGCGTTGCCCTTGCTGGTGTCAATTCTATCAATTGGGGCCGCATCGTAGCGCAAATTGTCTATTACTTTACAGCTTCCGCAGCTGTTGGCGGACCTAGTCGCCCTGTTACTTTCGCCGTACCAACCGGCAATTTTGGCGACATTTTTGCAGGCTACGTTGCAAAGAAAATGGGCCTCCCCGTTGACCGTCTCGTGATTGCGACAAACCGCAATGACATCTTAGCGCGCACCTTGGAGAGTGGTCGTTATGAAGGCGATGGCGTTGAAAAGACGATTTCGCCATCAATGGACATTCAAGTGTCTTCAAACTTTGAACGACTTTTGTTTGATGTTCACGGACAAGATGGCGCAACCATCCGTGGTCTTATGGAAAGCTTGAAGCAAAGCGGATCGTTTGAGCTTGCTAACGACCCATTCAGCAAAATTCTAACGGATTTCGATGCTGAACGCGCAAGCGAAGAAGAAACCAGCGATGAAATTTCTAAGACGTACAACGATGCAGGCTACCTGTTAGATCCGCACACTGCTGTCGGTCGTGTTGTTGCGAATAAAACTTGCCCAGAAGCGCCAATCATGGTGACATTGGGCACGGCTCACCCCGCTAAATTTCCAGATGCTGTAAAAGCAGCAACTGGAGTGCATCCTGCACTACCAAGTTGGATGGGTGACCTCATGGATCGGGAGGAGACCTTTACCGTGTTGCCAAATGATGTATCTGCCGTCGAGGCATTTATCGAAGACCACACCCGCGCCATCAAAGCTGAGAGTTAA
- a CDS encoding pitrilysin family protein, with amino-acid sequence MEVKVTRLDNGLTIVTDHMPHLQSAALGVWVSAGSRAESESEHGLAHLLEHMAFKGTKTRSAAGIAEEIEAVGGELNAATSIENTAYYARVLSDDVPLAVDILSDILQNSVLDPEELAKEQHVILQEIGASLDMPEDLVFDRFQQTAFSGQSIGRPILGTPESVTNFTPDTISSYLGKHYTSEEMVVSAAGDVDHDSFAQLVASKFDHVAKGHGKASTAAQYTGGELVENRDLQEVQILLGFEGKSYQDDDFFTIQFLAAALGGGMSSRLFQEVREKRGLCYSIYAFHWAYSDTGLFGVHAATGDEDIEELMPVILHELKRLADDLDEKEVARTKAQMRAGLLMSLESPATRATQLARHLLIFGRVIPPHEQIERLDAVTVDDIKRLASTLFTSSKPTLTAIGPVDKLMSSEEIEAHLKA; translated from the coding sequence ATGGAGGTAAAAGTCACACGGCTTGATAATGGCCTAACCATTGTCACAGATCACATGCCGCACCTTCAAAGTGCTGCACTTGGCGTATGGGTGAGTGCGGGTTCACGTGCTGAAAGCGAAAGCGAACATGGCCTTGCTCATTTGCTTGAGCACATGGCTTTTAAAGGCACAAAGACCCGATCAGCCGCTGGCATCGCAGAAGAAATCGAAGCTGTTGGCGGCGAGTTGAACGCCGCGACCAGCATTGAAAACACAGCTTATTACGCCCGTGTTCTATCTGATGACGTCCCGCTTGCCGTGGACATTCTGTCCGATATTTTACAAAATTCTGTCTTAGATCCAGAAGAATTGGCAAAAGAGCAGCATGTAATCTTGCAGGAAATTGGCGCCTCGCTGGATATGCCAGAAGACCTCGTTTTTGACCGTTTCCAGCAAACAGCCTTTTCAGGCCAATCCATTGGTCGTCCGATTTTGGGTACACCTGAGAGTGTCACGAACTTCACGCCAGATACAATTTCTTCCTATTTGGGTAAGCACTATACCAGCGAAGAAATGGTGGTAAGCGCTGCAGGCGATGTTGACCACGACAGTTTTGCACAACTCGTCGCAAGTAAATTCGACCATGTTGCCAAAGGACATGGGAAAGCATCAACCGCCGCTCAATATACAGGCGGCGAATTGGTTGAAAACCGCGACCTACAAGAAGTTCAAATTTTGCTTGGTTTTGAAGGAAAGTCCTATCAAGACGATGACTTTTTCACCATACAGTTTCTAGCAGCAGCCCTTGGTGGCGGCATGTCATCACGACTGTTTCAAGAAGTGCGCGAAAAGCGCGGCCTTTGTTATTCAATCTATGCCTTCCATTGGGCCTATTCTGATACGGGACTATTCGGTGTTCATGCCGCGACTGGTGATGAAGACATTGAAGAACTTATGCCTGTCATCTTACATGAATTAAAACGCCTCGCCGATGATTTGGACGAAAAAGAAGTTGCCCGCACCAAAGCACAAATGCGTGCTGGATTGTTGATGAGCTTAGAAAGCCCCGCAACACGCGCCACTCAGCTTGCTCGCCACCTCCTCATTTTCGGACGCGTCATTCCACCTCACGAGCAAATTGAACGCCTTGATGCTGTTACCGTCGATGATATTAAACGTCTCGCATCAACCTTATTTACATCGTCAAAACCAACGCTGACGGCGATTGGACCCGTTGACAAGCTCATGTCTTCAGAAGAAATTGAAGCACATCTAAAAGCCTAG